In the Gammaproteobacteria bacterium genome, CACCAGCATCAGCGGGGCGACCTCGCCGGCGGCACGTGCCACCGCCAGGATCAGGCCGGTCATCATTGCTGGCGATGCCATCGGCAACACGGTGCGCCACAGCGTTTCGGCCTTGGTGGCACCCAGCGCATAGCTGCCCTCGCGGATCGAACGGGGGATGCGCGACAGGCCCTCTTCAGTGGCGACAATGACCACCGGCAGGGTCAGCAGCGCAAGCGTCAGCGACGACCAGAGCAGGCCTGGTGTACCGAACACCGGCGACGGCAGTGCCTCGGGATAGAACAGTTCGTCGATGCTGCCGCCCAGGAAGTAGACGAAGAAGCCCAGGCCAAAGACGCCATAGACAATCGACGGCACGCCCGCGAGGTTGTTAACGGCAATGCGAATGGTTCGAGTCAACGGTCCCTGCTTGGCGTATTCCTTGAGGTACACGGCTGCGACCACCCCGAAAGGCGTGACGAACACCGACATCAACAGCACCATCAGAACCGTGCCGAAAATGGCCGGGTACACACCACCCTCGGTGTTGGCCTCGCGCGGACCTTCCGACACGAATTCCCAGATCTTCTCGCCATAGAAGCCCAACTGGCCGACCAGGCCCATGCCATTCGGCCAGTAGGCGCGCACCACTCGCTGCATGGGCGTTTCGACCTGGCGGCCGCCCATGATTTCAACGACGTAACTGTCGCGATTGATGTCCCGGTACAGGGCATTCAACTCGGACTGCAGCTCCTGGTAGTCCGCATCGAGGGCGGCGCGGCGCGCATTGATGTCCTGCTGCAGCTCGCTGGTCAGCGCATCCTCGATCTCCAGGCGGCGCTGCTCTAGGCGAAGCTCCTCCATGGCGTAATTGATGCTGCCGATCGCACCCGTCTCGATCTCCTCGATCTGCTCGCGCAGGTCCAGGACGCGCTGGCTGCGTGCCTTGAACGCGGCAATCACGCCCTCCTCGCTGGCGACAACCTCGCCGCGCTCTTTCACGGCAACCAGGCGGCCGATC is a window encoding:
- the pstA gene encoding phosphate ABC transporter permease PstA — translated: AARIRESGMTLETDKDFVDRYLVKTGNRDALGSDFRYLLAPRITDYVAHEDYVVIERTEWGDQIGRLVAVKERGEVVASEEGVIAAFKARSQRVLDLREQIEEIETGAIGSINYAMEELRLEQRRLEIEDALTSELQQDINARRAALDADYQELQSELNALYRDINRDSYVVEIMGGRQVETPMQRVVRAYWPNGMGLVGQLGFYGEKIWEFVSEGPREANTEGGVYPAIFGTVLMVLLMSVFVTPFGVVAAVYLKEYAKQGPLTRTIRIAVNNLAGVPSIVYGVFGLGFFVYFLGGSIDELFYPEALPSPVFGTPGLLWSSLTLALLTLPVVIVATEEGLSRIPRSIREGSYALGATKAETLWRTVLPMASPAMMTGLILAVARAAGEVAPLMLVGVVKLAPSLPLDGNAPFLHLERKFMHLGFHIYDVGFQSPNVEAARPLVYATAFLLVFVIVTLNLSAVGIRNHLREKFRALEN